Below is a genomic region from Triticum dicoccoides isolate Atlit2015 ecotype Zavitan chromosome 5A, WEW_v2.0, whole genome shotgun sequence.
taccctgtaaaaggaaaaaacatcttaccgcgagagcgtgacgctgcgcactgaatccgcgatcctcagtagcggatgcgggagcctcggcgcccttgaaaagcaccttccaggcatcttcgtacgtcgtgtcgaagagcctgctcagagtttggtgctgcgccgggtcgaactctcacaggttgaaagcccgttgttggcacgggaggatcaagcggatgagcataacctggactacgttgacaagtttgagcttcttgtccaccagggttttgacgcatgtttgagtccggtcagctctccttttttaccccacgacaggcccgtctccttccaggaggtgagccgcgtagggggtctggatcgaaactcgggggtgcgacccattcggcgtcgcgcggctcggtgatgtaaaactaccccgattgccaccccttcagggtctccacaaaggagccctcaagccataggacgttggccatcttgcccaccatggcgcctccgcactccacctggttgccgcgcaccaccttcgacttgacattgaaagtcttgagccataggccgaaatgagggcggatgcggaggaaagcctcgcacacgacgataaacgccgagatgttgaggacaaagttcggggccagatcgtggaaattcaggccgtagtagaacatgagccaccggacaaatgggtggagaggaaagcccaatccgcgaaggaaatgggggaggaacaccaccttctcatggggcctaggggtggggatgagctgccccttttcgggaagccggtacgtgatgtcgttagacaggtatccggccttcctcggctttttgatgtgtcccttcgtgacggaggagaccatccacttgcctcccgctccggacatggttggagaaggttgaggtggggagtgcggacttgggcgctggagctcgagtgcgcaagaatggataggtgaGGGAAGaaaaaggcgtaggtgaaaagatggatccttatccccttatatgggtggacgcgactacgcgtccccaccagcctggtaaaactcgcttatctcccaagcgccgtaatcaatggcgtggttaggttacccacgcccgtattgatgagaatcccggaataaggggacacgatctctgctttaacaagacgtgccaaggaaaccgcctcgcataacgcgctgagatgggacagtaaaacggttcgaataaaagcttggccgtggtgtgatgtcacactacggaatatgtcagcagattagatttgtgtaaatattattctctctatggcaatatgtgaaaacttattttgcagagcggacactatctttgtgttcaaaatcttctatgaagtacttggaggaggaacccgctttgcaatgccgaagacaatatgcgcaccggactcgtcgtcattgaagcctggttcaggggctactgagggagtcctggattagggggtgtccggatggcgggactataccttcagccggactcctggactatgaagatacaagattgaagactctgtcccctgtccggaagggactttctttggcgtggaaggcaagcttggcgatacggatatgtagatctcctaccattgtaaccgactctatgtaaccctaaccctacccggtgtctatataaaccgaagggttttagtccgtaggacgacgtacacatcaacaatcataccataggctagcttctaaggtttagcctcctcgatctcgtggtagatctacttttatactacccatatcatcaatattaatcaagtaggacgtagggttttaccttcatcgagaggacccgaacctgggtaaaacttcgtgtcccttgcctcctgttaccatccggcctagacNNNNNNNNNNNNNNNNNNNNNNNNNNNNNNNNNNNNNNNNNNNNNNNNNNNNNNNNNNNNNNNNNNNNNNNNNNNNNNNNNNNNNNNNNNNNNNNNNNNNNNNNNNNNNNNNNNNNNNNNNNNNNNNNNNNNNNNNNNNNNNNNNNNNNNNNNNNNNNNNNNNNNNNNNNNNNNNNNNNNNNNNNNNNNNNNNNNNNNNNNNNNNNNNNNNNNNNNNNNNNNNNNNNNNNNNNNNNNNNNNNNNNNNNNNNNNNNNNNNNNNNNNNNNNNNNNNNNNNNNNNGATTAGGTCTGCCGTCCCACAGCTGGTCGAAGAAACTATCATCTATACCATCCGCAATCTCTGTATTTGAACAAATGAAGGTGGAAACCTCAAATCCGCTTTCGTCTTCCAACTAAAACTGAGGTTTGAATTTTTCCTCCCTTCATCTATTTCTGCAAGCAAAGCTCTCTCTCCTCTTGCTGCTGTCGAACATGTGGCGCGGTGTCGAGGAATTCCTCACATCACAATAATGGTTACTCAACACCCTCATTTGGTGGCTCGGTTTGAATCAACACCTCTCTTGGGATTGGCTTGAAGATGAATCCGCGCGAATCCTACAGGTCAAGCCTCATACTCGcgggggaagcaggcggagagctagAGACCTTGTTCAACCATCTGGGAGTACCCGAAATAGCCTCCATCGGCGCCTTTGACCTCTGGATGTGGAGACCGCATTCGCCGATGCCCAATTCAGGATCAGGTCTGGCGTGAGCGTTTGCCCCAGAGCGTACAGGCGCCCCGGTCCTCTTTGTTCGTCCTCGACATCGCCCCAAGGGCCAGAGCAAGCCTGGCCTCATGTGCCATTTGCGGTGCTATCTCCGCatcccttgccgcccgaaccgcgacAAGGTGTAGCCACTCCGCATCCGCCATGAGACCCACTATCTCCTGGTCGGAGACCTCCCCACCCCCGCCATGCGGTGCCATCCGTAGATCTCACCGGCGACCTGGGAACCACCGATCTATCCCCGGATCTGCTCGGCGCAACCCTCAAAGCAAGCTCCAATCCCGCCCTTGGCCATGGCGAGAAGGCCAGTGGGAGGGTGAAGCACACGCTCCGTTTCGACGCGGACAGCGGCGGGCAGGGTAGAGGAGGAGCGATCCATGCTTTTCTTCATCAGTAACGCTTGCTGTTCTAGTGTGCTGATTCTTTGTAGTTTTAGCATGACGGCTTGCAACTGTCTATTATAACAAAGTTTGTCCATGTTTGATGAGGGATGGACGATAACTACGACACACCTTTGATTCGCTTTAGTGGTTCTAGTCGTCACTAGATGATCTACATGCATGAATTTATCTTTTATTGTTTTTTGTCTTTTTTACTGGCATGATGCTTGATGAATGAATCAAATATTTGTAAAGCAAACTCTGGATTCGTTGCTATCAACTGTCGATTCTATCTCGATCCAAAAATAAATAGAAATAGAGCTTGAAGTCGCCATTTCTagtggtcctggacgccacctgtAGCAGCACACACTGTGCATCCATCCCATGCcggtctccacctgcatcattcccAAAAGCATCACCGCCACGTCTTTGACCACAACAGCTCTGACGCAGGTACGTGGCGGCCCGTCCCCATCCCCGCCATGCCTCGCCGCTTGCATTCGCACACGGCACATCTCCCCGCCGCTGGCcctccaccccaccccaccccacggcACCCAATACAACCTGAATCACCCCGAAACCGCCGCCACCGTTTCCCCGGTTTGTTTGAGTCCCAACGCGCGCGGGGCCCCGACGGCGACGCCCACTGTTCCGCGGCGCCCCCACCTGGCCACCTCCCGTCCGCATACGTGCCCCTCCTGCCCCCCTGACGTGTCCCCGACGACCAGAGACCCAGCGAGCGGCAAAAAAATCTCGCCCTCGGGTGGCACGTAACATTAGGCGGCCgattgcgcgcgaacaaggagcgGGACGTGTCACGTCTCCCCcgggctccggtcgccggagaaATTTAAAAACCTCGTCGTTGCGAGGTCAAACGGGGACACGAGTCGCCCCCTCTGCGCTCCGGGGGGGCACGGCGCGTCTACGAGGTCGCCCCGGGCCGGGAGCCAATGGGGTGGCGGCACGGCGCGCGCAACCACCACCCGCAACCCccgctttctcttttcttttcgaaTTCGCGTCCGCGTCGGCATCAGCATCAGACCCGACGGAACCTTTGCCCTGCCCCCCGAGTTGGACCGGCGATGGAAAGAATTCCGGGGATCCGCCTAAACGGGACACGTCGCAGTGGTTTACACTCCCGGGCCACGATCCCGTGCCCGGTCGCCATCGCGCACCTGTGCCCGCATTATTCTATCCGGACGTCCGCTCGTTCGGCGCGATTAGGTTGCGGGGTTAGATCGGACTTTCAACACAACCACACTAGCTTAGATTTGATTAGGCTAGATTAGTTGATTAGCGAGGGTGTTATCGTGGCCGCGCGTCACGTGTCCCGGCTGGGGAGAGGGTGAGCCGTTGATGGGGCGGGGGCACGTGTCGTGGTGCGCGCCGCGTGCCATGCGCAACTCGTGGACGGCCCGGATGTTGCGTGGGGCGGTGGATGCCACCAGGTGTCGCCTCCGCCTGAGAGATGGCGACGCGCCATGGATGTGCCACGCCACCTGCGGCCAAGCTTTATAAGGGGGCCGCCCGCCACGGACTCCTCTCCTCCATTCCATTCCATTCCCCTCCCCTTCATCTTCTTGTAGCCACCGAGCGACCGAGCAGCGGCGATTTGCATTTCATCTCAGAATTCAGGCGGTGTTCTTGTCtaggggaagaagaagaggggtTTCTTGGCGTTGATGTCGATGGCGCAGGTGTGCTGTGACTCGGCCTCGTCGGCGGTGGTGGTCGGGGCGGAGGCAGAGGCCAGGGCCAGGGCGCGCGCCGGGAGGCGCCGCAGAGCCGGGGACGCGGCGGCCAGGTGGAAGGTCACCGCGGAGGCGCCGCAGGGCGCCGAGGAGGCCGCGGCCACCAGGAAGCGCCGCGCGGCCGGGGGCGAGGGGGTGGCCGCGAAACGCCACGGGTTCACGTCGGTCGCCGGACGCAGGAGGGAGATGGAGGACGCCGTCTCCATACGGGAGGCCTTcaccgccccggccgaggaggggaAGCCCCGGCGCGACTTCTACGGGGTCTTCGACGGGCACGGCTGCTCGCACGTGGCGGACGCGTGCCGGGAGCGGATGCACGAGCTCGTCGCCGAGGAGCTCGCCGGCGCGGCACAGCCCGAGTCCTGGACCGGCGCAATGGAGCGCAGCTTCGCGAGGATGGACGCCGAGGTGACCGCCAGCGGGGGCGGCGACAGCGCCAGCTGCCGCTGCGAGGCCAACAAGTGCGACCACGTGGGGTCCACGGCCGTGGTGGCCGTCGTGGGGGAGCGGCGCGTCCTGGTGGCCAACTGCGGCGACTCCCGCGCCGTGCTCTGCCGCGACGGCGCGCCGGTCGTCCTCTCCTCCGACCACAAGCCCGACAGGCCGGACGAGCTGGAGAGGATCGAGGCGGCCGGCGGCCGCGTCATATTCTGGGAGGGCGCGAGGGTGCTGGGCGTTCTGGCCATGTCGCGCGCCATCGGCGACGGCTACCTGAAGCCGTACGTGACGGCGGTCCCGGAGGTGACGGTGACCGACAGGG
It encodes:
- the LOC119301302 gene encoding probable protein phosphatase 2C 68, producing MSMAQVCCDSASSAVVVGAEAEARARARAGRRRRAGDAAARWKVTAEAPQGAEEAAATRKRRAAGGEGVAAKRHGFTSVAGRRREMEDAVSIREAFTAPAEEGKPRRDFYGVFDGHGCSHVADACRERMHELVAEELAGAAQPESWTGAMERSFARMDAEVTASGGGDSASCRCEANKCDHVGSTAVVAVVGERRVLVANCGDSRAVLCRDGAPVVLSSDHKPDRPDELERIEAAGGRVIFWEGARVLGVLAMSRAIGDGYLKPYVTAVPEVTVTDRAAGDECLILASDGLWDVVTNETACEVARACLRRGRDRWCAEAAAMLTKLALTKNSSDNISVVVVDLRPRNHL